ATGATCCTTCAGGGTCAGGTTGACCAGGTTCTCACGTACGATGTCGGTAATATCCTCGCCTTCAACAGACAGGGAGAAGTTGGGCTGCCAGGGCATATTGCCGGAATCGATATAGGCCATGACCTACTCCCAGAGTGAGTATTCGTTTTTTTTCTGCTGCGGCTTAACCACAGGCAGCGTGAATGTCACGCCGGCGTCAAACACCTCCGTCGTGGCCAGATCGTAATTCTGAGGGTCATAGAGCACGGCTTCGACAGTGTTGTTTACCGTGCCGTAATGGCGGACGCAGAGGGTATCCAGGCGGTCGCCGTCTTTGGTTGTGTATTGCATGAGGTCACCATTTAAATTTAAATCAATGCCTGCTTATTTCACTATCACGACAAGCGGTATATTGCACAGTCCGTTCCAAACTATGCAGGGATTGTGAAATGTCAGGGTACGAAATTTTAGGTTGGTTTGTAGGCATATACATCTGGCTTTTTGCCAACCCCATCATTGCGCTAGCTCTCTACCTGCTCCCTATTATTATCGCCTTCATCAGGCTGCACAGAAACCTGCCAATAATAATGATTATCAGCCTGCTATTTGGTTGGATATTTCTTCTGTGGCTTATTCTTGTTATATGGGCTGCATTTGGTGGACAGGATGATATCCGCAGGCAGCAATAGCTCCAGATTATGGAGCCATGATATTGGCGGAGTCAAAAGTATCAGATGATCCTCCAGCATCACCAGTAAGCTCTTTAAATTTGTCGTACAACTCCTGTGCTCCAGCCTCTGAAGCCCCGCCGTCGATTACAATATTGAAATGATATTGATTGTTATGGGTGTTGTTGACATTGGCATTAGCGGACCTTGAAAATACTGGAACAACTTCACCGTCAGACATTGGTTGGTTATCCGCTTTTACTCCATTCAGTGCGTTGCGATAATAATCAAGTTGATTTTCGAACCCTTCATTGTCATCATAAAAAAAGCCTCTCGATGCAACATAGGTATTTATTAGCTTGGCCTGTAACTCTTTATTTCCCTTTACATTCTTTTTAAACCAATCATCAAGACCTTCGTTATGGGCGGTTTCCTGGGCCAACTCCATCGAGCCTGTTTGTGCCAGCTCCTGAAGCACTCGCCGCTGCCGCGCCTCGTCCGAATTGTCAGGTAAAAACCAGCCAATCATATTTGAAACAGCTGAAACCGCCCGGCCAAAATTCTCCAGGCTATCAACGACACGTTTGGGCCCACCGCCGTCCACCCAGTCGACGATCGTATTGGTGATCATTGCCTTGTTATTCTTCACCCACGTCTCGAACTGCCCTTCCCACTCTTTCAATTGGGGCCGTAGTGCGTAACCAATATCACCGGCGACACCGGCCAGTGCTGTTTCTGCCGACGTCCACATATTGCTGAGCATCTGGCTGGTATCCATCGCCGCGCGCGCCTCATCCTCAGTTATGTTGTTCAGTTCCGACGCGTTTTTCATCACCTCTTTATAGGTTAGGCCTGTGCTGATAATGTAAGTCATCAGCTTGTTAGCTTCC
The nucleotide sequence above comes from Serratia rhizosphaerae. Encoded proteins:
- a CDS encoding superinfection immunity protein, with translation MSGYEILGWFVGIYIWLFANPIIALALYLLPIIIAFIRLHRNLPIIMIISLLFGWIFLLWLILVIWAAFGGQDDIRRQQ
- a CDS encoding tail protein X, whose protein sequence is MQYTTKDGDRLDTLCVRHYGTVNNTVEAVLYDPQNYDLATTEVFDAGVTFTLPVVKPQQKKNEYSLWE